The Yersinia intermedia genome window below encodes:
- a CDS encoding sugar ABC transporter substrate-binding protein → MKKIAFPLLALSLLTALPVFAADTATVAPIPDAIAKHPGQIKIAVIRNLGSDDNTTQFLSGVLKEGKKLGFKVDTFLSNGDDARFQDFVNQAISQKYDGIILSQGRDPYSTELVKRIAASGIAVSVFDTAIQGDIPGLTVTQQDDASLTNESFGQLVKDFNGKANIIKLWVAGFPPMERRQAAYQALLKQNPGIHELESIGAVSSDVQGDTANKVGAVLAKYPKGKIDAIWGTWDAFTQGAYKALQENGRTEIKLYSIDISNQDLQLMREANSPWKVSVAVDPKLIGAINLRLVAKKIAGEETPASYEFRAASIPQALLASQPGPVNVAGLSKIIPGWGQSDDFNSPWFATLAAKNGQ, encoded by the coding sequence ATGAAAAAAATTGCTTTCCCTTTGCTGGCCTTGAGCCTGCTGACAGCACTGCCGGTATTCGCAGCGGACACCGCCACGGTAGCCCCGATCCCGGATGCTATCGCCAAACATCCAGGGCAGATTAAAATTGCGGTGATCCGTAACCTGGGATCAGATGATAACACTACTCAGTTTTTGTCTGGTGTATTGAAAGAAGGCAAAAAGCTCGGTTTCAAAGTCGATACCTTCTTGAGCAACGGTGACGACGCCCGTTTTCAAGACTTTGTGAATCAGGCCATCAGCCAAAAATATGACGGAATCATTCTCTCTCAGGGGCGTGACCCGTATTCAACCGAACTGGTCAAACGAATTGCAGCCAGCGGCATTGCGGTATCTGTGTTCGATACCGCTATTCAGGGTGATATTCCCGGCCTGACCGTCACTCAACAGGATGATGCCTCCCTGACCAATGAATCCTTTGGTCAATTGGTTAAAGACTTCAACGGTAAAGCCAATATCATCAAGCTTTGGGTTGCCGGTTTCCCACCGATGGAGCGCCGCCAGGCCGCTTATCAGGCACTGTTAAAACAGAATCCGGGTATTCATGAACTGGAATCTATCGGGGCTGTGTCTTCTGATGTGCAGGGTGATACTGCCAATAAAGTCGGTGCCGTTTTGGCAAAATATCCGAAAGGCAAAATCGACGCAATCTGGGGAACATGGGATGCCTTTACTCAAGGCGCTTATAAAGCCTTACAGGAGAATGGCCGTACTGAGATCAAACTCTATAGCATTGATATATCGAATCAGGATTTACAACTGATGCGTGAAGCCAATAGCCCATGGAAAGTCAGTGTTGCCGTCGATCCTAAACTGATTGGGGCCATTAACTTGCGTTTAGTTGCCAAGAAGATTGCGGGGGAAGAGACACCAGCCAGCTATGAATTCCGGGCTGCGTCCATTCCACAAGCCTTGTTAGCCAGTCAACCCGGCCCAGTTAACGTGGCAGGGTTAAGTAAAATTATTCCGGGCTGGGGTCAATCCGATGATTTCAACTCACCATGGTTCGCCACCCTTGCCGCCAAAAACGGCCAGTAA
- a CDS encoding MFS transporter, whose amino-acid sequence MKGFPSRVTNLLIASLVLTIGRAITLPFITIYLAEHFQLAPDKVGLVLGASLTLGIFTSLYGGYLVDKFNKKRLILLAISLFSATFFTLPWIEHPAWIILILALLHSAYSVYSIALKACFADWLPVNERIKAFSANYTLVNVGWAVGPAMGVLVVGFGSQLPFIISGVLALLVAVALKFKISSTDMSVTERSASESVPDLRQTFTILRCDKRLIYFTLGSMLSAIVFGQFSGYLSQYLITVSDAKFAYQVIGAVMTVNATIVITLQYLLSRRMNQQNLMRWLMFGTLFFIVGLLGFMAAQDSIPLWMLAMAIFSLGEIIVIPVEYLFIDFIAPANLKGSYYGVQNLGQLGGAINPILCGFLLAWAAPQMMFYMLIIAAILGLAFFYRGYRLAKTQAENPHQVSEHTQ is encoded by the coding sequence ATGAAAGGATTTCCATCACGAGTCACCAATTTGCTGATTGCTTCGCTAGTCCTGACTATTGGGCGAGCCATCACCCTGCCTTTTATAACTATCTATTTGGCTGAGCATTTTCAGTTGGCTCCCGATAAAGTCGGGCTGGTGTTAGGGGCAAGTTTAACGTTAGGTATTTTTACTAGCTTATATGGCGGCTATCTGGTGGACAAATTCAATAAAAAGCGCTTGATTTTGCTCGCAATAAGTCTGTTTTCTGCCACGTTTTTCACTTTACCATGGATTGAGCATCCGGCCTGGATCATTCTGATTTTGGCGCTGCTGCATTCGGCCTACTCGGTTTACAGTATCGCACTCAAAGCCTGCTTTGCTGATTGGCTGCCAGTGAATGAACGAATTAAAGCCTTTTCAGCTAACTACACGTTGGTCAATGTCGGCTGGGCGGTAGGTCCGGCGATGGGGGTTTTGGTGGTTGGTTTTGGCTCACAATTGCCTTTTATCATTTCTGGCGTATTGGCGTTGCTGGTGGCGGTTGCGTTGAAATTTAAAATAAGCAGTACCGATATGTCGGTAACAGAACGCTCAGCTAGCGAATCAGTACCGGATCTGCGCCAAACATTTACCATCTTACGTTGTGATAAGCGGCTGATTTACTTTACCCTCGGCAGCATGCTCAGTGCCATTGTCTTTGGCCAATTCTCGGGTTATTTATCCCAATACCTGATTACGGTGTCAGATGCGAAATTTGCCTATCAGGTGATCGGGGCGGTGATGACCGTTAATGCAACCATTGTGATTACCCTACAATACTTATTAAGTCGCCGTATGAATCAACAGAATTTAATGCGCTGGCTGATGTTTGGTACCCTGTTCTTCATCGTTGGCCTGCTCGGATTTATGGCGGCTCAAGATTCAATTCCGCTATGGATGCTGGCAATGGCGATTTTCTCATTGGGCGAAATTATTGTTATCCCAGTCGAATACTTGTTTATCGATTTTATTGCTCCGGCGAATCTCAAAGGCAGTTACTATGGAGTACAGAATCTCGGCCAGTTAGGTGGGGCCATTAACCCGATACTTTGTGGCTTCTTACTCGCCTGGGCCGCACCGCAGATGATGTTCTATATGCTGATTATCGCGGCTATTTTAGGGCTGGCATTTTTCTATCGCGGCTATCGGTTGGCTAAGACGCAGGCAGAAAACCCCCATCAGGTATCAGAACATACCCAATAG
- a CDS encoding CidA/LrgA family protein encodes MRNVTSLCWQYLRAFAIIYLCLWAGKALALLLPITIPGSIIGMLILFALLASQILPSTWVKPGCHLLIRYMALLFVPIGVGVMQYYDQLTKQFGPIVVSCFVSTLIVMLVVAYSSHYVHRERKVIGSPTHTEDDK; translated from the coding sequence ATGCGCAATGTGACTTCACTTTGCTGGCAGTACCTGCGGGCTTTCGCCATTATTTATCTGTGCTTATGGGCAGGTAAAGCTTTGGCCTTGTTGCTACCTATCACCATCCCCGGCAGTATCATTGGGATGCTGATTCTGTTTGCTCTGCTGGCGTCCCAGATCTTGCCCTCAACTTGGGTAAAACCCGGTTGCCATCTACTGATCCGCTATATGGCGCTGTTGTTTGTGCCAATCGGTGTCGGTGTGATGCAGTACTACGACCAACTCACTAAACAGTTCGGCCCCATCGTGGTTTCCTGCTTTGTCAGCACCCTAATTGTGATGTTGGTGGTGGCTTACAGTTCTCATTATGTTCACCGCGAACGCAAAGTCATTGGTTCTCCTACCCATACAGAGGACGACAAATGA
- a CDS encoding CidB/LrgB family autolysis modulator, with protein MISNLWWSLPLTLIVFFGARRLARWLKMPLLNPLLISMVVIIPLLLVTHMPYANYFAGSKVLNDLLQPAVVALAFPLYEQLHQIRARWKSIISICFIGSITAMVSGTAVALWMGATPEIAASVLPKSVTTPIAMAVAESIHGLPAISAVCVIFVGILGAVFGHSLLNLLKITTKASRGLAMGTASHALGTARCAEMDFQEGAFSSLALVICGIITSLLAPFLFPVLLHLFG; from the coding sequence ATGATCAGCAATTTATGGTGGTCACTGCCACTGACCTTAATCGTGTTCTTTGGTGCGCGCCGTTTAGCACGCTGGCTGAAAATGCCGCTGCTTAACCCATTATTGATATCCATGGTTGTTATCATTCCATTGCTGCTGGTCACACATATGCCCTATGCCAACTATTTTGCTGGCAGCAAAGTATTAAATGACTTACTGCAACCTGCGGTGGTGGCGCTGGCTTTCCCGTTGTATGAACAGTTGCACCAAATTCGCGCCCGCTGGAAATCCATTATCAGTATCTGTTTTATTGGCAGTATTACCGCCATGGTCAGCGGTACGGCTGTCGCCCTGTGGATGGGGGCAACTCCTGAGATTGCGGCTTCAGTATTACCTAAGTCTGTCACCACCCCCATTGCCATGGCCGTCGCTGAGTCTATCCATGGCTTACCCGCCATCAGCGCAGTATGTGTAATTTTTGTCGGTATTTTGGGCGCAGTGTTTGGGCATAGCTTACTGAATTTATTAAAGATAACGACTAAAGCCTCACGGGGGTTAGCCATGGGTACCGCCTCACATGCATTGGGCACCGCCCGTTGTGCTGAAATGGACTTTCAGGAAGGTGCATTTAGCTCGCTGGCACTGGTAATCTGCGGGATTATCACTTCATTGTTAGCTCCTTTCCTGTTCCCGGTGTTGCTCCATTTGTTCGGCTAA
- the cdd gene encoding cytidine deaminase, producing the protein MQARFQAPWAKLPASLQSALEPILSANDFPAMLTAKQVETVKSISGLDDNALAFALLPLAAACALAPISHFMVGAIAQGSSGNLYFGANMEFSGVPLQQTIHAEQCAVTHAWLRGEASLVAITVNYTPCGHCRQFMNELNSGTDLHIHLPGRPAATLGHYLPDSFGPKDLDITTLLMDPVFHGYTVAETDALTQAALEGANRSHAPYSNAHSGIALEAADGTIYVGRYAENAAFNPSLPPLQAALILTNITGGDCAAIRRAVLIEGSNPALTQWDATLATLAALGCDDVKHMTFLPK; encoded by the coding sequence ATGCAAGCACGTTTTCAAGCCCCTTGGGCTAAGCTGCCCGCTTCACTGCAATCTGCACTTGAACCTATTCTGAGCGCAAACGATTTCCCTGCCATGCTGACAGCGAAACAAGTGGAAACGGTAAAAAGCATCAGTGGGTTAGATGACAATGCGTTAGCATTCGCGTTGTTGCCGCTGGCCGCCGCGTGTGCGCTCGCTCCAATCTCTCATTTTATGGTTGGTGCTATCGCGCAGGGGAGCAGTGGCAATCTCTATTTTGGTGCCAATATGGAGTTTAGCGGCGTTCCGCTACAGCAAACCATTCATGCCGAGCAGTGTGCGGTGACTCATGCCTGGTTACGCGGCGAAGCCAGCCTGGTCGCAATTACCGTTAATTACACCCCTTGTGGTCATTGCCGCCAGTTTATGAATGAACTGAATAGCGGAACCGACCTACATATCCATTTACCGGGCCGCCCTGCCGCAACCCTCGGACATTATTTACCAGATTCTTTCGGCCCAAAAGACTTGGATATCACCACTCTACTGATGGATCCGGTGTTTCATGGCTACACCGTGGCTGAAACCGATGCGCTAACTCAGGCAGCCCTTGAAGGCGCGAACCGGAGTCATGCCCCGTATAGCAACGCTCATAGCGGTATTGCATTGGAAGCGGCAGATGGCACTATCTATGTGGGCCGTTATGCAGAAAATGCCGCCTTCAACCCCAGCCTGCCCCCACTGCAAGCTGCATTGATTCTGACCAACATTACCGGTGGGGATTGCGCTGCAATTCGCCGTGCAGTATTGATTGAGGGCAGTAACCCGGCACTGACTCAGTGGGATGCCACACTGGCAACACTGGCGGCCTTGGGTTGCGATGATGTAAAACACATGACGTTTTTGCCGAAATAA
- a CDS encoding NAD-dependent malic enzyme encodes MELEYESKRTLYIPYAGPILLEFPLLNKGSAFTNDERNHFNLHGLLPEAVETIEEQAERAYRQYQDFKNDDDKHIYLRNIQDTNETLFYRLLDAHLSEMMPIIYTPTVGEACEHFSDIYRRARGLFISYPNREHIDDMLQNATKQNVKVIVVTDGERILGLGDQGIGGMGIPIGKLSLYTACGGISPAYTLPVVLDVGTNNPQRLNDPLYMGWRHPRISGDEYYAFVDEFIQAVKRRWPNVLLQFEDFAQNNATPLLNRYRDELCCFNDDIQGTAAVTLGSLIAASRAAGSQLRDQTVTFLGAGSAGCGIAEQIIAQMISEGLSEDQARARVFMVDRFGLLTDKLPNLLDFQSKLVQKSDSLQSWNLASDSISLLDVVRNAKPTVLIGVSGQPGLFTEELIREMHQHCPRPIVMPLSNPTSRVEARPEDIINWTDGAALVATGSPFSPVSYKEKLYPIAQCNNSYIFPGIGLGVLASGARRVTDGMLMAASRALAECSPLALNGEGALLPRIDDIQAVSKSIAMQVGKAAQLQGVAIVTSEEALKKAIEHNYWQPQYRTYKRTSF; translated from the coding sequence ATGGAACTTGAATACGAAAGTAAGCGCACCCTCTATATCCCCTACGCTGGCCCGATTCTGTTGGAATTCCCTCTTCTCAACAAAGGCAGCGCTTTTACTAATGATGAGCGCAACCACTTTAACTTACACGGTTTGTTGCCTGAAGCGGTTGAAACTATTGAAGAACAGGCTGAGCGCGCTTACCGCCAGTATCAAGATTTCAAAAACGACGACGATAAGCACATCTATCTGCGTAACATTCAAGATACCAATGAGACTCTGTTTTATCGCCTGCTGGACGCCCATCTCAGCGAGATGATGCCGATTATCTACACGCCAACAGTTGGCGAGGCTTGTGAACACTTCTCTGATATCTATCGCCGTGCGCGCGGGTTATTTATCTCTTACCCGAACCGCGAACACATTGACGATATGTTACAAAATGCCACCAAACAGAACGTGAAAGTTATCGTGGTAACTGACGGTGAGCGCATTCTCGGCCTTGGTGATCAGGGCATTGGCGGCATGGGCATCCCCATTGGTAAATTATCGCTGTATACCGCATGTGGCGGTATCAGCCCAGCCTATACATTGCCGGTAGTGTTAGATGTGGGGACCAACAACCCGCAACGCTTGAATGACCCACTGTATATGGGATGGCGTCACCCGCGTATTTCCGGTGATGAATATTATGCTTTTGTTGACGAATTCATTCAGGCGGTCAAACGTCGCTGGCCAAATGTGTTGTTGCAGTTTGAAGATTTTGCGCAGAACAATGCTACCCCGCTGCTGAACCGCTACCGTGACGAACTGTGTTGTTTCAATGATGATATTCAGGGTACCGCAGCGGTCACTCTGGGCAGTCTGATTGCCGCCAGCCGTGCCGCAGGCAGCCAGTTACGCGACCAAACCGTTACTTTCCTCGGTGCCGGATCAGCAGGTTGCGGTATTGCTGAACAGATCATTGCGCAGATGATTTCAGAAGGTCTGAGTGAAGATCAGGCCCGGGCGCGAGTCTTTATGGTTGACCGTTTTGGTCTGTTGACTGACAAGCTACCTAACTTATTAGATTTCCAAAGTAAACTGGTGCAAAAAAGTGATTCGCTACAAAGCTGGAATCTGGCCAGCGACTCCATTTCACTGCTGGATGTGGTGCGCAACGCCAAGCCGACAGTGCTGATTGGTGTATCAGGTCAGCCAGGGTTGTTTACTGAAGAGCTGATCCGTGAGATGCACCAACACTGCCCACGGCCTATTGTGATGCCATTGTCTAACCCAACATCGCGGGTTGAAGCACGGCCAGAAGACATTATTAACTGGACCGATGGTGCCGCACTGGTCGCCACAGGTAGCCCATTCTCACCGGTTAGTTATAAAGAAAAGCTGTATCCAATTGCACAATGCAATAACTCTTATATCTTCCCAGGGATTGGCTTGGGTGTGCTGGCATCGGGTGCACGGCGGGTGACCGACGGTATGTTGATGGCTGCCAGCCGTGCATTGGCTGAGTGTTCACCACTAGCGTTGAATGGTGAAGGAGCATTACTACCGCGTATCGACGATATTCAGGCGGTGTCAAAAAGCATTGCAATGCAGGTGGGTAAAGCGGCGCAGTTGCAAGGTGTCGCCATTGTGACATCAGAAGAAGCACTGAAAAAAGCCATTGAGCATAACTATTGGCAACCGCAGTACCGCACTTATAAGCGCACATCGTTCTAA
- the sanA gene encoding outer membrane permeability protein SanA has product MWKRLIISLIIIAGLLMVTAIVLDRWISWKTAPFIYDELQDLPHRQVGVVLGTAKYYRTGGINQFYQYRIQGAINAYNSGKVSYLLLSGDNALQSYNEPMTMRRDLIAAGVAPADIVLDYAGFRTLDSIVRTRKVFDTNDFIIITQRFHCERALFIALHMGIQAQCFAVPSPKDMLNVRVREIFARLGALSDLYILKREPRFLGPLIPIPAVHVIPDDAQGYPAVSPEQLVELEHRLAEEKPKNPAPAPAPAP; this is encoded by the coding sequence ATGTGGAAACGCCTGATTATTAGCTTAATTATCATCGCAGGGTTGCTGATGGTGACAGCTATTGTGCTCGATCGCTGGATTAGCTGGAAAACGGCCCCCTTTATCTACGATGAGCTACAAGACTTGCCCCACCGGCAGGTTGGTGTGGTTTTGGGTACTGCCAAGTATTACCGTACTGGCGGTATTAATCAGTTTTATCAATACCGGATTCAAGGGGCGATAAACGCCTATAACAGCGGTAAAGTCAGTTATTTATTGCTTAGTGGTGATAATGCACTGCAAAGTTATAACGAGCCGATGACCATGCGCCGCGACCTGATCGCCGCCGGTGTCGCCCCCGCTGATATCGTGCTGGATTACGCAGGTTTCCGTACATTGGACTCCATCGTACGCACCCGTAAGGTATTTGATACTAACGATTTTATTATCATTACCCAACGTTTCCATTGCGAACGAGCACTGTTTATCGCCCTCCATATGGGCATTCAGGCGCAGTGTTTTGCTGTGCCGTCACCGAAGGATATGCTCAATGTGCGAGTGCGTGAGATTTTTGCCCGTCTCGGCGCATTGTCGGATCTCTATATTCTGAAGCGTGAACCACGCTTCCTTGGGCCATTAATTCCCATTCCGGCGGTACATGTGATCCCCGATGACGCACAAGGTTATCCGGCCGTTTCACCAGAACAATTGGTTGAGCTGGAACACCGGCTGGCAGAAGAAAAACCGAAAAATCCAGCACCAGCACCAGCACCAGCACCATGA
- a CDS encoding HypC/HybG/HupF family hydrogenase formation chaperone encodes MCIGIPGQIVALDETQPGTAWVDVCGVRRSVNIMLVAGDSQACLALIGHWVLVHVGFAMSRLDEEEALETLQLLQQMGEVESDVGAFLGQRG; translated from the coding sequence ATGTGTATAGGTATCCCCGGTCAAATTGTCGCATTGGATGAAACTCAGCCCGGTACAGCCTGGGTGGATGTGTGCGGTGTGCGGCGTTCGGTGAATATCATGCTGGTGGCGGGCGACTCACAGGCCTGTCTGGCATTAATCGGCCATTGGGTGTTGGTGCATGTTGGGTTTGCCATGAGCCGGCTGGATGAAGAGGAAGCGTTGGAAACATTGCAGTTGTTACAGCAGATGGGGGAGGTTGAGAGTGATGTCGGGGCGTTTTTGGGGCAAAGGGGGTAA
- the hypA gene encoding hydrogenase maturation nickel metallochaperone HypA, with protein MHEITLCQNAIAMMEQQARLHGAQRITGVWLETGAFSCVEPQALEFCFELVCRGTLAEGCVLHLSQQPSQVWCFDCQQQINLLSSKVTRCPLCAGSHLRIGASDDGVILKRLEVE; from the coding sequence ATGCATGAAATAACCTTGTGCCAGAATGCTATTGCCATGATGGAACAGCAGGCCCGTTTACATGGCGCGCAGCGAATTACCGGGGTGTGGCTGGAAACGGGCGCATTTTCCTGCGTCGAACCGCAGGCATTAGAATTCTGTTTTGAGTTGGTATGCCGAGGCACGCTGGCGGAAGGTTGTGTGCTGCATCTTAGCCAGCAGCCATCACAGGTGTGGTGCTTTGATTGCCAGCAGCAGATTAATTTGCTGAGCAGCAAAGTGACTCGTTGCCCGTTGTGTGCCGGGAGCCATTTGCGCATCGGTGCATCTGATGATGGCGTCATACTTAAGCGGTTGGAGGTGGAATGA
- a CDS encoding 4Fe-4S dicluster domain-containing protein: MNRFVIAESRLCIGCNTCMAACSQVHKAKGLQEHPRLTVMRNATVTAPILCRHCEDAWCARVCPVNAITLTNNAVELDETTCIGCKLCGIACPFGAITPAGSKPLAVPESFPEYIPMTELSDVPFSPANMNPFLAWTAGVRAIAVKCDLCSFQPQGPECVRVCPTNALMLVDEHSIEQANQAKRLAAARGFANDLPFITGDSSPTLSHEEQKR, translated from the coding sequence ATGAACCGCTTTGTCATTGCGGAGTCGAGGCTTTGTATTGGATGCAATACCTGCATGGCTGCTTGCAGCCAGGTGCATAAAGCCAAGGGTTTACAAGAGCACCCCAGATTGACCGTGATGCGTAATGCCACGGTCACCGCACCGATCCTCTGTCGCCACTGTGAGGATGCATGGTGCGCGCGAGTTTGTCCGGTCAATGCCATCACGTTGACCAATAACGCCGTTGAGTTGGATGAAACCACCTGCATCGGCTGCAAGCTCTGTGGTATCGCCTGCCCGTTTGGCGCAATTACGCCCGCTGGCAGTAAGCCATTAGCCGTGCCGGAGAGCTTTCCTGAATATATTCCGATGACCGAGCTGTCTGATGTGCCATTCAGCCCGGCCAATATGAACCCGTTCCTGGCCTGGACCGCCGGTGTTCGTGCCATTGCGGTGAAGTGTGACTTATGTAGCTTCCAACCACAGGGACCGGAATGTGTACGGGTCTGCCCCACTAACGCGCTGATGTTGGTGGATGAACACAGCATCGAGCAAGCCAATCAGGCTAAACGGCTCGCTGCGGCCCGTGGGTTTGCCAACGACCTGCCCTTTATCACCGGGGACAGTTCGCCCACCCTCTCTCACGAGGAGCAGAAAAGATGA
- the hyfB gene encoding hydrogenase 4 subunit B, producing MMNSLELLWLSLLLYLAGALLSLLLARRETLAIYAAGLASLLGGVAGLFAAAPTLLGGDIITFITAGPFPFAAFSLRLDPLAAFMLMVISLLVVVTSLYSLAYVQEYKGRGAWGMGVFMNLFIASMVALVVVDNAFYFIIFFEMMSLASYFLVISDQDDDAISAGLLYFLIAHAGSVLIMIAFFLLYRQSGSLEFAAFRQVHPEPVMASAIFLLAFFGFGAKAGMLPLHGWLPRAHPAAPSHASALMSGVMVKIGIFGIIKVGIDLLGASQMWWGVVVLAFGAVSSVLGVLYALAEHDIKRLLAYHTVENIGIILMGVGVGMIGIAGHQPVLAALGLLGALYHLLNHAVFKGLLFLGAGAVIYRVHTKDMEKMGGLARMMPYTALAFLVGCMAISALPPFNGFVSEWFTYQSLFTMTKDGGFIIRLAGPIAIVMLAITGALAAMCFVKVYGISFCGLPRIEKAAQAREVPWPMTAAMLLLALLCLALGIGATQVAPVIARIASSLIAAPEAQTLQVAQGAVLFPQHSSQAMLSTLYIFFGLLILPLVILLIASLYKGSRLAFRHGGDPWACGYAYEQAMTVSAGGFTQPLRMMFAPLYRMRKTLDPAPMMQRALEHSVNGAGRVEPLWDDKIVAPLIRLIQWLSQRIQWLQQGDFRLYCLYVVAALVTLLIIAAI from the coding sequence ATGATGAACTCTCTGGAGCTACTGTGGCTCTCCTTACTGCTCTATCTGGCTGGTGCGCTACTTTCGCTACTTTTGGCCCGTCGCGAAACGCTGGCGATTTATGCCGCTGGGCTGGCTTCCTTGCTGGGTGGGGTCGCTGGCTTGTTTGCCGCCGCGCCAACCTTACTGGGGGGCGATATCATTACCTTTATCACCGCCGGGCCATTCCCCTTCGCGGCATTCAGCCTGCGCCTTGATCCATTGGCGGCCTTTATGCTGATGGTCATTTCACTGCTGGTGGTCGTCACTTCGCTGTATTCACTGGCCTATGTGCAGGAATACAAAGGGCGTGGAGCGTGGGGTATGGGGGTATTTATGAACCTATTCATCGCCTCGATGGTGGCACTGGTGGTAGTGGATAACGCCTTCTACTTTATTATTTTCTTTGAAATGATGTCACTGGCTTCCTACTTCCTGGTGATTTCCGATCAAGACGACGATGCTATTAGCGCGGGCCTGCTCTACTTCCTGATTGCCCACGCCGGTTCCGTGTTAATCATGATTGCCTTCTTCTTATTGTACCGCCAAAGCGGCAGTCTGGAATTTGCCGCCTTCCGGCAGGTGCATCCAGAACCGGTAATGGCTTCCGCTATCTTCCTGCTGGCTTTCTTCGGTTTTGGTGCCAAAGCCGGGATGCTACCGTTACATGGCTGGCTCCCGCGCGCCCACCCCGCAGCCCCATCTCATGCTTCGGCCTTGATGTCCGGCGTGATGGTAAAAATTGGTATCTTCGGCATCATCAAGGTAGGTATCGACTTACTCGGTGCCAGCCAAATGTGGTGGGGAGTGGTGGTGCTGGCCTTTGGTGCAGTGTCGTCGGTACTGGGAGTGCTGTATGCATTAGCCGAGCACGATATCAAACGGTTGCTGGCTTATCACACGGTTGAAAACATCGGCATTATTCTGATGGGCGTTGGGGTCGGCATGATAGGTATCGCGGGCCACCAGCCAGTATTGGCCGCCCTTGGCCTACTGGGTGCACTCTACCATCTGCTTAACCATGCGGTCTTCAAAGGGCTATTGTTCCTTGGCGCTGGCGCTGTCATCTACCGGGTGCACACCAAAGATATGGAAAAGATGGGTGGGCTGGCAAGGATGATGCCGTATACCGCACTGGCGTTTCTGGTGGGATGTATGGCAATTTCAGCGCTGCCACCCTTCAATGGTTTTGTCAGTGAATGGTTCACCTATCAATCGCTATTTACCATGACCAAAGATGGCGGATTTATTATTCGTCTGGCCGGACCGATTGCCATTGTCATGTTGGCGATTACCGGCGCACTGGCGGCCATGTGCTTCGTTAAAGTCTACGGCATTAGCTTCTGCGGCCTGCCGCGCATAGAAAAAGCCGCACAGGCGCGGGAAGTCCCGTGGCCAATGACGGCAGCCATGCTGTTGCTAGCCCTGCTGTGCCTGGCATTGGGGATTGGTGCCACCCAGGTAGCACCGGTGATTGCCCGCATTGCCAGCAGCCTGATAGCGGCCCCTGAGGCGCAGACTTTACAGGTTGCACAAGGGGCGGTGTTGTTCCCACAACACAGTTCTCAAGCGATGCTGTCTACCCTCTACATCTTCTTCGGCTTATTAATCCTGCCACTGGTGATTTTACTGATAGCCAGCCTCTACAAAGGCAGCCGTCTGGCATTCCGCCATGGCGGTGACCCATGGGCCTGTGGTTATGCCTACGAACAAGCAATGACTGTCTCCGCCGGTGGTTTTACTCAACCCTTGCGGATGATGTTTGCCCCACTCTATCGAATGCGTAAAACACTCGATCCCGCACCGATGATGCAACGTGCTCTTGAGCACTCGGTCAATGGTGCCGGACGGGTAGAGCCGCTATGGGACGACAAAATTGTGGCCCCGCTTATTCGCCTGATCCAATGGCTCAGCCAGCGTATTCAATGGCTGCAACAGGGTGATTTCCGCCTCTACTGTCTGTATGTGGTCGCCGCACTGGTTACCCTGCTGATAATCGCGGCTATTTAA